In one window of Methanoculleus chikugoensis DNA:
- the uvrC gene encoding excinuclease ABC subunit UvrC, whose translation MIDLQTLPTEPGCYLFSDSEGTIIYVGKAKNLRRRVSSYFSRHDLDPKTRCLVAAIAGLDFIVTDNEVEAFILENTLIKKHQPKYNIDLKDAKRYAYIHVTDEPYPRIHTARQPDGNGRYYGPFVSAREREDLLRLLKSLFGLRSCRRLPRRPCLRAHIGSCSAPCTGRIGEDDYRERARRAEAVLKGDIAGLIRTLREEMAVSAERQEYERAMELRDQIAALEGLRERQHVDRQKTYNEDIVNYIVSEGTVFLMLFNVDRGTLSGKREYTFDETEGFLEEFLARYYADHEPPQEVILPVPVDDAVAGYLSHLRGGKVRVVVPQRGEKKNLLDLVRKNVEIAFFGDRIKLDELKRRLHLPDLPVAIECFDISHLSGTAMVGSMVRFLWGKPDKRNYRRFRIRTVEGVDDFAAIAEVVRRRYSRLQKEGGEFPDLILIDGGKGQLAAATAVLKDLGIRVPIAAIAKREEEVFVPGFSHPLPLERHEKASLFLQEIRDEAHRFAITYHRTLRKKTVAP comes from the coding sequence ATGATCGACCTCCAGACCCTCCCAACCGAGCCCGGGTGCTACCTCTTCTCCGACAGTGAGGGCACCATCATCTACGTCGGGAAGGCGAAGAACCTGAGAAGGCGTGTATCGAGTTACTTCTCCCGGCACGACCTCGACCCGAAGACGAGATGCCTCGTCGCCGCGATCGCCGGCCTCGACTTCATCGTCACCGACAACGAGGTCGAGGCGTTCATCCTCGAGAACACCCTGATCAAGAAGCACCAGCCGAAGTACAACATCGACTTGAAGGACGCAAAGCGGTACGCCTACATTCACGTCACCGACGAACCTTACCCCCGGATCCACACCGCCCGCCAGCCCGACGGGAACGGCCGGTACTACGGGCCGTTTGTCTCAGCACGGGAGCGCGAAGACCTCCTCCGGCTCTTAAAGTCGCTCTTCGGGCTCCGGTCGTGCCGGCGTCTTCCCCGCCGCCCGTGCCTCCGTGCCCACATCGGTTCGTGCAGCGCCCCCTGCACGGGAAGGATCGGCGAGGACGACTACCGGGAGCGGGCGAGAAGGGCGGAGGCCGTCCTGAAAGGCGATATCGCCGGGCTCATCCGGACGCTCCGCGAGGAGATGGCAGTCTCGGCAGAGCGGCAGGAGTATGAGCGGGCGATGGAGCTCCGCGACCAGATTGCGGCACTTGAGGGGCTGCGCGAACGCCAGCACGTCGACCGGCAGAAGACCTACAACGAGGACATCGTCAACTATATCGTGAGCGAAGGAACCGTCTTTCTGATGCTCTTCAACGTCGACCGGGGAACGCTCTCGGGGAAGCGCGAGTATACCTTCGACGAGACGGAGGGGTTCCTGGAGGAGTTCCTCGCCCGCTACTACGCCGACCACGAACCGCCACAGGAGGTGATCCTGCCCGTTCCGGTCGACGACGCCGTCGCCGGCTATCTCTCCCATCTCCGGGGCGGCAAGGTCCGTGTGGTCGTGCCGCAGCGGGGCGAAAAGAAGAACCTGCTCGACCTGGTCAGGAAGAACGTCGAGATCGCGTTCTTCGGCGACCGGATCAAACTGGACGAGCTGAAACGCCGCCTGCACCTCCCCGACCTCCCGGTCGCGATCGAGTGCTTCGACATCTCCCACCTCTCCGGGACGGCGATGGTGGGCTCGATGGTCCGGTTCCTCTGGGGAAAGCCCGACAAGCGGAACTACCGCCGATTCAGGATACGGACGGTCGAAGGCGTCGACGACTTCGCGGCCATCGCCGAGGTGGTCCGCCGGCGCTACTCACGCCTCCAGAAGGAGGGCGGCGAGTTTCCCGACCTGATCCTGATCGACGGTGGGAAAGGGCAGCTCGCGGCGGCAACCGCGGTGCTCAAAGACCTCGGGATCAGAGTCCCGATCGCGGCGATCGCGAAGCGCGAGGAGGAGGTCTTCGTGCCGGGCTTCTCCCACCCCCTGCCTCTTGAGCGGCACGAGAAGGCGTCGCTCTTCCTCCAGGAGATCCGCGACGAGGCGCACCGGTTCGCGATCACGTATCATAGAACGCTCAGGAAGAAGACGGTGGCACCATGA
- the uvrA gene encoding excinuclease ABC subunit UvrA has translation MKKITIKGAREHNLNNITVELPRDRLIVLTGVSGSGKSTLAFDTIYAEGQRRYVESLSAYARQFLGLMKKPDVDSIDGLSPAISIEQKTTSKNPRSTVGTVTEIYDYLRLLFARVGTPFCPEHHIPIQAQSPEKIADRIGSTLTGTVTILAPVVRQKKGTYQQVFKDLDREGYTRVRVNGEIHRTDEEIVLERYRKHDIDVVVDRLSVDDHSRLVEAIENALKKSEGLVIAVDESGREETCSSLMACPVCGIAFEELQPRMFSFNSPFGACEECNGLGIRMEFDPDLIIPDKSKSIADGAVMLYRNFLDGYRSQYLGAVAKHFGFSVLTPIKDLTEAQYKALMFGSSEHLRLSMRTKNGDSWSHSGAWEGLAPQAERLYHQTQSEYRRRDLEKFMRILPCPKCGGKRLKEKVLAVKVAGKSIVEVTDLSVTGALAFFRTLELTESEREIAKQVLKEIVARLAFLEQVGVGYLTLSRSAGSLSGGEAQRIRLATQIGSNLTGVLYVLDEPSIGLHQRDNRKLLETLQHLRDLGNTLVVVEHDEETIRSADWVVDMGPGAGLHGGDIVAEGTPEVIAANQASLTGRYLSGDLRIDVPAARRHSDRFIRLAGCRENNLKSIDVEIPIGVLTVVTGVSGSGKSTLIYETLYRALMQELHDSKECPGEHDSLTFDDEIDKVIVIDQSPIGRTPRSNPATYTKVFDDIRKVFAETKEAKIRGYKPGRFSFNVKGGRCEACQGEGLIKIEMNFLPDVYVECEECKGARYNRETLEVKYRGKSIADVLDMSVEEAIDHFEHFPSIRNRLETLSRVGLGYIKLGQSSTTLSGGEAQRIKLTRELAKRATGKTIYLLDEPTTGLHFHDVKNLIAVLDDLVARGNTMVVIEHNLDVIKSADHIIDLGPEGGDAGGEVVAAGTPEEVAAAEGSYTGVFLKEILVNHET, from the coding sequence ATGAAGAAGATCACCATCAAGGGGGCGCGGGAGCACAACCTCAACAATATCACCGTCGAACTTCCGCGCGACCGGCTCATCGTCCTCACCGGCGTATCCGGGTCGGGGAAATCCACGCTTGCCTTCGACACCATCTATGCCGAGGGGCAGCGGCGTTACGTGGAGTCGCTCTCCGCCTACGCGCGGCAGTTCCTCGGGCTGATGAAGAAGCCGGATGTCGACAGCATCGACGGCCTCTCGCCTGCCATCTCCATCGAGCAGAAGACGACGTCCAAAAACCCCCGGAGCACCGTCGGCACGGTCACCGAGATCTACGACTACCTGCGGCTCCTCTTCGCCCGGGTAGGGACGCCGTTCTGCCCGGAGCATCATATCCCCATCCAGGCCCAGTCACCGGAGAAGATCGCCGATCGGATCGGCTCCACGCTGACCGGGACGGTCACCATCCTCGCCCCGGTCGTGCGGCAGAAGAAGGGGACCTACCAGCAGGTCTTCAAAGACCTCGACCGGGAGGGTTACACCCGGGTCCGGGTCAACGGCGAGATCCACCGGACCGACGAGGAGATCGTCCTCGAACGCTACCGGAAGCACGATATCGACGTGGTCGTCGACCGACTCTCCGTCGACGACCACTCAAGGCTCGTCGAGGCGATCGAGAATGCTCTTAAGAAATCAGAAGGGCTTGTCATCGCCGTCGACGAGTCCGGCCGCGAAGAGACCTGCTCGTCGCTCATGGCCTGTCCTGTCTGCGGGATTGCGTTCGAAGAGCTCCAGCCCCGGATGTTCTCCTTCAACAGCCCGTTCGGCGCCTGCGAGGAGTGCAACGGCCTCGGGATCAGGATGGAGTTCGACCCCGACCTGATCATCCCGGACAAGAGCAAATCCATCGCCGACGGCGCCGTCATGCTCTACCGGAACTTCCTTGACGGCTACCGGAGCCAGTATCTCGGCGCCGTCGCAAAACACTTCGGATTCTCGGTCTTGACCCCGATCAAAGACCTCACCGAAGCGCAATACAAGGCCCTGATGTTCGGTTCATCGGAGCACCTCCGCCTCTCGATGAGGACGAAGAACGGGGATTCGTGGTCGCACTCCGGGGCGTGGGAAGGGCTCGCCCCGCAGGCCGAGCGGCTCTACCACCAGACCCAGTCGGAGTACCGCCGCCGCGACCTCGAGAAGTTCATGCGGATCCTCCCCTGCCCGAAGTGTGGAGGGAAGAGGCTCAAAGAGAAGGTGCTCGCCGTGAAGGTTGCCGGGAAATCCATCGTCGAGGTCACTGACCTCTCCGTCACCGGAGCGCTCGCGTTCTTCCGGACCCTGGAACTCACCGAGAGCGAGCGCGAGATCGCAAAACAGGTCTTAAAGGAGATCGTCGCCCGGCTCGCGTTCTTAGAGCAGGTCGGCGTCGGCTACCTGACCCTCTCGCGGAGCGCCGGGAGCCTCTCGGGTGGAGAAGCCCAGCGGATACGCCTCGCGACGCAGATCGGGTCGAACCTCACCGGGGTTCTCTACGTCCTCGACGAACCCTCCATCGGGCTGCACCAGCGGGACAATAGAAAACTCCTCGAGACCCTGCAGCACCTCCGCGACCTCGGCAACACCCTCGTCGTGGTCGAGCACGACGAGGAGACGATCCGGAGCGCCGACTGGGTCGTGGACATGGGCCCCGGGGCCGGGCTCCACGGCGGCGATATTGTTGCGGAAGGAACACCCGAAGTCATCGCCGCGAACCAGGCGTCGCTCACGGGGCGCTACCTTTCCGGCGACCTCAGGATAGACGTGCCCGCCGCCCGCCGACACAGCGACCGGTTCATCCGCCTTGCGGGCTGCCGGGAGAACAACCTCAAGAGCATCGACGTGGAGATCCCCATCGGCGTCCTGACGGTCGTCACCGGGGTTTCGGGTTCGGGGAAGTCCACGCTCATCTACGAGACGCTTTACCGGGCGCTAATGCAGGAACTCCACGACTCAAAGGAGTGTCCGGGGGAGCACGACAGCCTCACGTTCGACGACGAGATCGACAAGGTGATCGTCATCGACCAGAGCCCCATCGGGCGGACGCCGCGCTCGAACCCGGCGACCTACACCAAGGTCTTCGACGATATCCGGAAGGTCTTTGCCGAGACAAAGGAAGCGAAGATCCGGGGCTACAAGCCCGGCCGGTTCTCGTTCAACGTCAAGGGCGGGCGGTGCGAGGCCTGCCAGGGCGAAGGGCTCATCAAGATCGAGATGAACTTCCTCCCTGACGTCTACGTCGAGTGCGAGGAGTGCAAGGGGGCGCGCTACAACCGTGAGACTCTCGAGGTGAAGTACCGGGGCAAGTCGATAGCCGACGTCCTCGATATGAGCGTCGAGGAGGCAATCGACCACTTTGAACACTTCCCGTCCATCAGGAACAGACTCGAGACGCTCTCCAGGGTCGGGCTCGGCTACATCAAACTCGGCCAGAGTTCTACCACCCTCTCGGGCGGCGAGGCGCAGCGGATCAAACTGACCCGCGAGCTTGCAAAAAGGGCCACGGGGAAGACGATCTACCTCCTCGACGAACCGACGACCGGGCTGCACTTCCACGACGTGAAGAACCTGATCGCCGTCCTCGACGATCTGGTGGCGCGGGGGAACACGATGGTGGTGATCGAGCACAACCTGGACGTGATCAAGTCGGCCGACCACATCATCGACCTCGGCCCCGAAGGTGGGGACGCCGGCGGCGAGGTCGTCGCGGCGGGAACCCCCGAAGAGGTCGCGGCGGCGGAGGGGAGTTACACCGGCGTATTTCTGAAGGAGATCCTGGTGAACCATGAGACTTGA
- a CDS encoding ferritin-like domain-containing protein — translation MDSEDFQKIITNAIDNEVESYTFYKSVADRAKDANLKTIFLDLAEEEKGHREYLQGLLLRDAKQMHFVAARDYRVTDSIDEPMLSVDMKPLDGLVLAIKKELQAAQMYTQLAAASADAEQKMVFVQLANMEKGHKARLEDIYTNMAYPEAW, via the coding sequence ATGGATTCCGAAGACTTCCAGAAGATCATCACAAACGCCATCGACAACGAAGTAGAGTCGTATACCTTCTACAAGTCGGTCGCCGATAGGGCGAAGGACGCAAACCTGAAAACGATCTTCCTCGACCTTGCTGAGGAAGAGAAGGGCCACCGGGAGTACCTTCAGGGCCTGCTGCTCCGTGACGCAAAGCAGATGCACTTTGTTGCGGCCAGAGATTACAGGGTCACCGATTCCATCGATGAACCCATGCTCTCGGTCGATATGAAGCCGCTCGACGGTCTGGTCCTCGCCATCAAGAAAGAACTCCAGGCCGCCCAGATGTACACGCAGCTTGCCGCCGCCTCCGCGGATGCAGAACAGAAGATGGTCTTCGTCCAGCTCGCGAACATGGAGAAGGGACACAAAGCCCGGCTCGAAGATATCTACACGAATATGGCATACCCCGAGGCGTGGTAA
- a CDS encoding DUF5591 domain-containing protein: MQKDRIVRGGGTPRRVVEVVQDRHGNPIEIFDPPFYRKEFEDAYRFIIDDYRVAPKEIALFLPCAVRKPYSQSPSHKLFRRVIDGVLAPEDYHIVIFGTCGTVPAELECMYPYRNYHYMLGKTTDERIRRDFHRIEVYRLKGYLEKTRDTYRHRLAYCIGPFRKAMVEATEATGIAVDLLPSDPMIERLYDIDCPFPEGSLSMQGYIDEFRGGLERVAGKVYGGDTTALEGCPERRGPARA, encoded by the coding sequence ATGCAGAAGGATCGGATAGTGCGAGGCGGGGGCACCCCCCGGCGGGTCGTCGAGGTCGTGCAGGACAGGCACGGGAACCCGATCGAGATATTCGACCCGCCGTTCTACCGGAAGGAGTTCGAAGACGCCTACCGGTTCATTATCGACGACTACCGGGTGGCGCCAAAAGAGATCGCCCTCTTTCTCCCCTGCGCCGTGCGGAAACCTTACAGCCAGAGCCCGAGCCACAAACTCTTCCGGCGGGTCATCGACGGCGTCCTTGCCCCGGAGGACTACCATATCGTCATCTTCGGCACCTGCGGGACCGTTCCCGCGGAGCTCGAGTGCATGTACCCCTACCGGAACTACCACTACATGCTCGGCAAGACCACGGACGAGCGGATCCGGCGGGACTTCCACCGGATCGAGGTCTACCGGCTCAAGGGCTACCTCGAGAAGACACGGGATACCTACCGGCACCGGCTTGCCTACTGCATCGGGCCGTTCCGGAAGGCCATGGTGGAGGCGACGGAAGCGACCGGGATCGCCGTCGACCTCCTCCCCTCCGATCCGATGATCGAACGGCTCTACGATATCGACTGCCCGTTCCCCGAAGGGAGCCTCTCGATGCAGGGCTACATCGACGAGTTCCGCGGGGGGCTTGAGAGAGTGGCGGGGAAGGTATACGGCGGGGACACGACGGCTCTGGAAGGCTGCCCGGAGCGGCGCGGGCCGGCGAGGGCTTGA
- the rbcL gene encoding type III ribulose-bisphosphate carboxylase, protein MAIDWYEEFVDLNHAPGPDELVALYYFEPAEGISREEAVGRIASESSTGTWTTLFTLPPRMRDLQAKAFEIEGNYVKIAYPLALWEEGNAPQLLSGIAGNIFGMKALDRLRLIDASLPAEYLRHFKGPHFGMEGIRDMMKVRGRPLTGAVPKPKVGFTAEEHAEVGYETWMGGFDFVKDDENLTSQPFNRFEDRVRAMAKMRDKAEQETGDVKSAFINITAETEVMKQRAKMLADYGWNYAMIDVVVAGTAAVATLRDYCSDLGLAIHAHRAMHAAFDRDERHGITMQFLAKMMRLVGVSQIHTGTAVGKLVGTRAEATLLADVLREKHTNAVDHMALDQDWGSIRSAFPVSSGGLHPGLVPDVLDIYGTELVLLVSGGIHGHPKGTRAGAEATMQAIEAWKDGETLDEKAKKAPALSEALEKWGYYKPK, encoded by the coding sequence ATGGCGATTGATTGGTACGAAGAGTTTGTTGACTTGAATCACGCCCCCGGTCCGGACGAACTCGTAGCCCTCTACTACTTCGAGCCTGCGGAGGGGATCAGCAGGGAGGAGGCGGTCGGGAGAATCGCTTCCGAGAGTTCGACCGGAACCTGGACGACGCTCTTTACCCTGCCGCCCCGGATGCGGGATCTCCAGGCAAAGGCGTTCGAGATCGAGGGGAACTACGTTAAGATCGCATACCCGCTCGCCCTCTGGGAGGAGGGAAACGCGCCCCAACTCCTGAGCGGGATCGCCGGAAACATCTTCGGGATGAAGGCGCTCGACCGTCTCCGGTTGATCGACGCTTCGCTCCCTGCCGAATACCTCCGCCACTTCAAGGGGCCGCACTTCGGGATGGAGGGGATCCGGGATATGATGAAGGTCCGTGGGCGGCCGCTCACGGGCGCGGTCCCGAAGCCGAAGGTGGGCTTCACCGCAGAAGAGCACGCAGAGGTCGGCTACGAGACCTGGATGGGCGGGTTCGACTTCGTCAAGGACGACGAGAACCTGACGTCCCAGCCATTCAACCGGTTCGAGGACCGTGTCCGGGCGATGGCGAAGATGCGGGATAAGGCCGAGCAGGAGACCGGCGACGTGAAGTCCGCGTTCATCAACATCACGGCGGAGACGGAGGTCATGAAGCAGCGGGCGAAGATGCTCGCGGACTACGGCTGGAACTACGCGATGATCGACGTCGTGGTGGCAGGGACGGCGGCCGTCGCAACCCTCCGGGACTACTGCTCCGACCTCGGGCTTGCTATCCACGCCCACCGGGCGATGCACGCGGCCTTCGACCGTGACGAGAGGCACGGGATCACGATGCAGTTCCTGGCGAAGATGATGCGGCTCGTCGGCGTCTCGCAGATCCACACCGGAACCGCTGTGGGGAAGCTGGTCGGCACCCGGGCGGAGGCCACGCTGCTTGCGGACGTGCTCCGCGAGAAGCACACGAACGCCGTGGACCATATGGCCCTCGACCAGGACTGGGGCAGTATCAGGAGCGCCTTCCCCGTCTCTTCAGGCGGGCTCCACCCCGGGCTCGTGCCGGACGTGCTCGATATCTACGGCACCGAACTTGTCCTCCTCGTCAGCGGCGGCATCCACGGTCACCCGAAGGGCACCCGGGCGGGCGCGGAGGCCACCATGCAGGCGATCGAGGCCTGGAAGGACGGCGAGACGCTCGACGAGAAGGCGAAAAAGGCTCCTGCACTTTCGGAGGCGCTGGAGAAGTGGGGATATTATAAGCCGAAGTGA
- a CDS encoding alpha/beta hydrolase family protein, producing MERTADNLRPLFDYDAERPPAIEIAGTDVSVSDLTYRTAPGRGVRAYLVAPAEVDRSKRSAAILFLHPGLGSRATFLAEAVALAGMGAASLLVDAPWAADTAAAWGQAVTDPEEAVREHNRTVIDLRRGIDLLVAQPGVDPDRIGFVGHSVGALFGAVLAGVDRRLRAAVLMAGTGRFVDVATVNLPDLQGEKFEHYRRTLAELDPAVWVGRAAPAPLFFQAALRDEFFTEEQARDFFEQAGDPKSIKWYDAGHFLDETARRDRIAWLIKHLSLERREPGGSR from the coding sequence ATGGAACGAACCGCCGATAATTTGCGCCCGCTCTTCGACTACGATGCAGAGAGACCGCCCGCGATCGAGATTGCCGGCACCGACGTCTCGGTCAGCGACCTGACCTACCGGACCGCCCCGGGTCGGGGGGTTCGGGCCTACCTGGTGGCCCCGGCAGAAGTTGACCGGTCGAAACGCTCCGCTGCCATTCTCTTCCTCCACCCGGGACTTGGTTCCCGCGCCACGTTCCTCGCCGAGGCCGTGGCCCTTGCCGGGATGGGTGCGGCCTCCCTGCTCGTCGACGCTCCCTGGGCCGCCGATACGGCAGCAGCCTGGGGTCAGGCAGTCACGGATCCCGAGGAGGCCGTGCGGGAGCATAACCGGACGGTGATCGACCTTCGCCGGGGGATAGATCTCCTCGTAGCGCAGCCGGGCGTCGATCCGGACCGGATCGGGTTCGTGGGCCACAGTGTCGGGGCGCTTTTCGGGGCGGTGCTCGCCGGCGTCGATCGGCGTCTTCGAGCCGCGGTCCTGATGGCGGGCACCGGAAGGTTTGTCGACGTCGCCACCGTGAACCTGCCCGACCTGCAGGGCGAGAAATTCGAGCATTACCGCCGGACGCTCGCGGAACTCGACCCTGCCGTCTGGGTCGGCCGTGCCGCACCCGCCCCGCTCTTCTTCCAGGCCGCTCTTCGCGACGAGTTCTTCACGGAGGAGCAGGCCCGGGATTTCTTCGAGCAGGCGGGCGATCCAAAGTCGATAAAGTGGTACGACGCGGGCCATTTCCTTGACGAAACCGCCCGCCGCGACCGTATCGCGTGGCTTATCAAGCACCTCTCGCTGGAGCGGCGGGAGCCGGGCGGTTCCCGGTAG
- a CDS encoding ArsR/SmtB family transcription factor: MTLSFSTLPELARLLSLLGNEQRLAVLRAIADDEKYAREIAEELGISRPLAAIYLRQLEKSGLAEGISRTSDEPPYLRRCYRAVPFELVLDLNMILSLERS; this comes from the coding sequence TTGACATTATCTTTCAGCACCCTCCCCGAACTGGCGCGGCTGCTCTCCCTGCTCGGGAATGAGCAGCGGCTTGCCGTGCTCAGGGCAATTGCAGACGACGAGAAGTACGCCCGCGAGATCGCCGAAGAGCTCGGCATATCGCGCCCGCTGGCCGCCATCTACCTGCGGCAGCTCGAAAAGTCCGGGCTCGCGGAGGGGATCAGCAGGACGTCAGACGAGCCGCCGTATCTCCGGCGGTGTTACCGGGCGGTGCCGTTCGAGCTGGTGCTGGACCTGAACATGATTCTGTCATTGGAGAGATCGTAA
- a CDS encoding TfuA-related McrA-glycine thioamidation protein has protein sequence MTRGVVVFLGPSCDRETARAILDADYRPPAKRGDITRAAEDGARIIGLIDGVFFQDCAVAHREILAVLRAGVRVIGASSMGALRAAELDSLGMEGVGEIYRAYREGRLVADDEVALLFDPETFIPLSEPLVNIRATIQQALECNVIGADAARGLLEAARELYFPDRTYDAVVEAAEGKADPEDLTRFLAFADEHAVDRKREDALLALEYIRDIRGKH, from the coding sequence GTGACGCGCGGAGTCGTCGTCTTCCTCGGTCCCAGCTGTGACCGCGAGACTGCCCGGGCAATCCTCGACGCCGACTACCGCCCTCCGGCAAAGCGGGGCGACATAACCCGGGCTGCCGAAGACGGTGCCCGGATCATCGGGCTCATCGACGGCGTCTTCTTCCAGGACTGCGCCGTCGCCCACCGGGAGATTCTTGCCGTCCTCCGGGCCGGGGTGCGGGTCATCGGCGCCTCCAGCATGGGAGCCCTGCGGGCCGCGGAACTCGACAGCCTCGGGATGGAAGGGGTCGGGGAGATCTATCGGGCCTACCGGGAGGGGAGGCTCGTCGCCGACGACGAGGTGGCGCTCCTCTTCGACCCCGAGACGTTCATTCCGCTCTCTGAGCCGCTCGTGAACATCCGGGCGACCATCCAGCAGGCGCTTGAGTGCAACGTGATCGGCGCCGATGCAGCCCGGGGGCTCCTCGAGGCCGCCCGGGAGCTCTACTTCCCCGACCGGACCTACGATGCGGTCGTCGAGGCGGCGGAAGGGAAGGCGGACCCGGAGGACCTCACCCGGTTTCTGGCGTTTGCCGACGAACATGCCGTCGACCGGAAACGCGAGGACGCGCTGCTCGCGCTTGAATATATCCGGGATATCCGCGGGAAGCATTGA
- a CDS encoding YcaO-related McrA-glycine thioamidation protein: MIRLQSCRKAYANETQRTIPPEETLRLARAKLPAAGITRIADITNLDRIGIPVFSSIRPTAGAGAISVYNGKGATPIEAEVSAVMEGIERYSGEMDGRETVVGRYSEVSARKMAIDPADLILPDRVPPDIAVPWVEGYDIVQEEEVLVPAHAVYHPLPVTCGRLFRTNTNGLASGNTLEEATFHALMEVVERDAWSLVEVTRNTGPRIEGIDDGLAADLLGKFAAAGVEVTLKDITSDIGIPTVAAVADDVVLKDPALLTIGMGSHTSAWIAVLRALTEVAQSRLTQIHGAREDTDTADVRKMIGYERTKRLNRHWFAESETVRFPEMPSFDSDDFLTDINHVTERLGRAGLSRVIVVDLTRPEIGIPVVRVIVPGLEMYAMDQDRMGRRCRDARSRRLPRSQL, from the coding sequence ATGATCCGGCTGCAGTCGTGCCGGAAGGCCTACGCGAACGAGACCCAGCGCACCATCCCGCCCGAAGAGACGCTCCGCCTGGCGCGGGCGAAGCTCCCGGCGGCGGGGATCACCCGGATCGCCGACATCACGAACCTCGACCGGATCGGCATCCCGGTCTTCTCGAGCATCCGGCCGACCGCCGGGGCCGGAGCGATATCGGTCTACAACGGGAAAGGCGCCACTCCTATCGAGGCGGAGGTCTCCGCCGTGATGGAGGGGATCGAGCGCTACTCGGGCGAGATGGATGGCCGGGAGACGGTCGTCGGGCGGTACAGCGAGGTCTCGGCCCGGAAGATGGCTATCGACCCGGCGGACCTGATCCTGCCCGATCGGGTTCCGCCCGATATAGCCGTCCCCTGGGTTGAGGGGTATGATATCGTCCAGGAGGAGGAGGTGCTCGTTCCCGCCCACGCGGTCTACCACCCCCTCCCGGTGACCTGCGGACGCCTCTTCCGGACCAACACCAACGGACTTGCTTCCGGAAACACCCTCGAGGAGGCGACCTTCCACGCCCTGATGGAGGTGGTCGAGCGTGACGCCTGGTCGCTTGTGGAGGTGACCCGGAATACCGGCCCCCGGATCGAGGGGATCGACGACGGGCTCGCCGCCGACCTGCTCGGGAAGTTCGCAGCTGCCGGCGTCGAGGTGACCCTGAAGGATATCACGAGCGATATCGGGATCCCCACGGTGGCCGCGGTGGCCGACGACGTCGTGCTCAAGGACCCGGCGCTCCTCACGATCGGGATGGGGTCGCATACGAGCGCCTGGATTGCGGTCCTCCGGGCGCTCACTGAGGTCGCCCAGAGCAGGCTGACGCAGATTCACGGCGCGAGGGAAGACACCGATACGGCGGACGTCAGAAAGATGATCGGGTACGAGCGGACGAAGCGGCTGAACCGGCACTGGTTCGCGGAGAGCGAGACGGTCCGGTTCCCGGAGATGCCGTCGTTTGACAGCGACGACTTCCTCACCGACATCAACCACGTCACCGAGCGCCTCGGGAGGGCCGGGCTCTCCCGGGTGATCGTGGTCGACCTCACGCGGCCGGAGATCGGCATCCCGGTCGTCCGGGTGATCGTGCCGGGGCTCGAGATGTACGCGATGGACCAGGACCGAATGGGGAGGAGGTGCCGTGACGCGCGGAGTCGTCGTCTTCCTCGGTCCCAGCTGTGA
- a CDS encoding molybdenum cofactor biosynthesis protein MoaE: MIGITRDVIDAGAMIEAAKRPGMGALVTFCGVVRDDDGIERMELEVYEEVAVRELEAIRDEALREYPIESVDIVHRVGSLRVGENILLIVVGAGHRKEAFDACEYILERIKQSVPIWKKEIGKDGERWVPGESYGGDA, from the coding sequence ATGATTGGCATCACCAGGGACGTCATCGACGCGGGTGCAATGATCGAGGCGGCGAAGAGGCCGGGCATGGGAGCCCTGGTCACTTTCTGCGGTGTCGTCAGGGACGACGACGGTATCGAGCGGATGGAACTGGAAGTCTACGAGGAGGTTGCGGTCCGTGAACTGGAGGCAATCCGCGACGAGGCGTTGCGGGAATACCCGATCGAGTCGGTGGATATCGTCCACCGTGTCGGGTCTCTCCGGGTCGGGGAGAACATCCTCCTCATCGTCGTCGGCGCCGGGCATAGGAAGGAGGCTTTCGATGCCTGCGAGTACATCCTTGAGCGGATCAAACAGAGCGTGCCGATCTGGAAGAAGGAGATCGGGAAGGACGGCGAGCGCTGGGTGCCGGGCGAGTCCTACGGGGGCGATGCATGA
- a CDS encoding ubiquitin-like small modifier protein 1, producing the protein MKIRVKAFARFREILGSGLTLDLPDGTTMAAVLATLRERAGDEGDAIFDETGVLRAHVILMRNGKRIGKIDRDALVLADGDEIALFPPVAGG; encoded by the coding sequence ATGAAGATCCGGGTGAAGGCGTTCGCCCGGTTCCGGGAGATCCTCGGGAGCGGGTTGACGCTCGATCTCCCCGACGGGACAACGATGGCAGCGGTTCTCGCCACGCTCCGGGAGCGTGCCGGAGACGAGGGCGATGCAATCTTCGACGAGACCGGGGTGCTCCGGGCGCACGTCATCCTGATGCGAAACGGGAAGCGGATCGGAAAAATCGACCGCGATGCTCTTGTTCTTGCGGATGGGGACGAGATCGCCCTCTTCCCGCCGGTCGCGGGCGGATAA